A DNA window from Undibacterium sp. YM2 contains the following coding sequences:
- a CDS encoding NUDIX domain-containing protein: MEIKFCPVCATSLIERPDEQEASKLRLACPEGHWTHWDNPLPVLAALVEFEDKILLARNAAWPENTFALITGFMERGETPEQGVARELKEETNLDADEVKLIGVYEFIRKNELIIAYHVKASGTVSLSPELLEYRLIEPEKLRPWSAGTGHAMADWMRTRGLEPVYREWESK; this comes from the coding sequence ATGGAAATAAAGTTTTGCCCGGTTTGTGCAACATCACTGATAGAACGTCCCGATGAACAAGAGGCCAGCAAGCTCAGGCTGGCCTGCCCTGAAGGGCATTGGACCCATTGGGATAATCCCCTGCCTGTACTGGCTGCCCTGGTCGAGTTTGAAGACAAGATACTGCTGGCGCGCAATGCTGCCTGGCCAGAAAATACCTTTGCCCTCATCACCGGCTTCATGGAGCGCGGCGAAACCCCGGAGCAGGGCGTGGCCCGTGAACTCAAGGAAGAAACCAATCTTGATGCCGATGAAGTGAAGTTGATCGGTGTGTATGAGTTCATCCGTAAAAACGAACTCATCATCGCCTATCACGTCAAGGCATCCGGCACGGTCAGCCTGTCGCCAGAGTTGCTGGAATACCGTCTCATAGAACCCGAAAAACTCAGGCCATGGAGTGCCGGTACTGGTCATGCCATGGCAGACTGGATGCGTACACGAGGCCTGGAACCGGTTTACAGGGAGTGGGAAAGTAAATAG
- a CDS encoding GNAT family N-acetyltransferase, producing MGNFTSMIHIRRAEVSDAAQLQRVFASGGTYAGTLQLPHPSYEMWQERLEKTDPKDTRLVAIYDGVVVGSASLHLEKAQRRQHVASLGMGVADSFTGRGIGTALLTELLNLSDNWLNLLRLELTVFCDNTAAIHLYKKFGFEKEGTMRAYAFRNGQYVDSYAMARLHPKQAMIPLRET from the coding sequence ATGGGTAACTTCACGTCTATGATACATATACGCCGCGCTGAAGTTTCAGATGCGGCCCAACTGCAAAGGGTGTTCGCCAGTGGCGGCACCTATGCAGGTACTTTGCAACTGCCACATCCTTCTTATGAAATGTGGCAGGAGCGCCTGGAAAAGACTGATCCCAAGGATACCCGCCTGGTCGCCATCTATGATGGTGTCGTGGTGGGTTCTGCCAGCCTGCATCTTGAAAAAGCGCAAAGGCGACAACATGTCGCCAGCTTGGGCATGGGGGTGGCTGATTCCTTTACTGGTCGTGGCATAGGCACTGCGCTGCTCACCGAACTGCTGAATTTATCGGATAACTGGCTTAATCTCCTGCGTCTGGAATTGACGGTGTTTTGCGATAACACCGCCGCCATCCATCTGTATAAAAAATTTGGCTTTGAAAAAGAGGGCACCATGCGTGCCTACGCTTTTCGCAATGGCCAGTATGTCGATAGTTATGCCATGGCGCGCCTGCATCCCAAGCAGGCGATGATACCGCTGAGGGAAACCTGA